Proteins co-encoded in one Capsicum annuum cultivar UCD-10X-F1 chromosome 9, UCD10Xv1.1, whole genome shotgun sequence genomic window:
- the LOC107857905 gene encoding probable glutathione S-transferase: MEEGPAVGRSFLLKGEEQEKAKEEVYEMLKVLDNELKDKKFFVGDKFGFADITANASALWLGVLEEASGVVLVTSEMLPNFCAWRDQYINYSENKKYLPLRDELLAKLKARVQPAAAPK, from the exons ATGGAGGAG GGGCCAGCAGTTGGGAGAAGTTTCCTTCTTAAAGGAGAGGAACAAGAGAAAGCTAAAGAGGAAGTTTATGAGATGTTGAAAGTTCTTGATAATGAGCTCAAGGACAAGAAATTCTTTGTGGGTGACAAATTTGGATTTGCTGATATTACTGCAAATGCTTCGGCTCTTTGGCTGGGAGTTCTTGAAGAAGCATCTGGAGTTGTATTAGTGACAAGTGAAATGCTTCCAAATTTTTGTGCATGGAGAGATCAATACATTAATTACAGCgaaaacaagaaatatttaccttTGAGAGATGAGTTGCTTGCCAAATTGAAAGCACGCGTTCAACCTGCAGCTGCTCCCAAGTAG